Within the bacterium genome, the region CCGGCCATGAGCAGCAGATCCCCGGCGGGGTCCAGGAGTCTCCTGGCCATGACAGCCGCTTCCTGGCCGCCGCTGGCCAAGTCCCGCCATTGAGCGTCCAACCAAGGTCCAAAGACGGGTGCCTCCCCCAGCCAAGCCGGTGGCTCAGCGCTGCCGCCGTCCACCAGGCTGCGCATGGTGTCCAGCATGTTGCGCGTGGCGCTCACGGCGGAGGTGACACTGTCCGCCAAGCTGGAGGCCAGCAGCGCGGTGGGGCCAAGGAATAGCACGATCATGAACACCACCATGAGCAGGGCCGCTGGTGTGGAACGACCCCGCAGGAGGCGACGCAGACCCTCGAAGATCGGCCAGCTGGAGGCGCAGGTCACCAGGGCGAAGAGGAAGGCGGGAATGAAGAAACTCAGCACCTGGTAACAGGCGATGATGACCAGCGCGATGCCGGCCAGCTGCAGCAGTTGAAGCAGTCGTTGATCCAGGTTCATCCCTCCTCCCGGGCTGACGGCCCAATCTCCCAAGGAAAGACCGGGTCTGCAACGGCGGCCACTCCCATTCCCCGTCGCGCCCTACCTTGCTGCGGGCGGGCCGGGGTGGTCCGCCGGAGAGGGAGTGGACCATGACCCCTGAAATCGGCACCGTCCTCATCACCGGGGCGAACTCGGGCATCGGGCGCGAGATCGCCTTTCAACTGGCCGCCCGCGGCGCCCGTCTCATCCTGGCCTGCCGTGACGGCGAGGCCGGTGCCCGCGCCGTGGAGGATATCCGCTGGGAGCACGAGCACGCCTCCGTCGAGCTGCGCCAGGTGGACGTGGCCAGCCGCGAGAGCATCCGCACCCTGGCCTTCCGTCTGCGCCGGGAGGGCCGGCCGCTGGACGTGCTGGTCAACAACGCGGGCGTGCACGTGCCGGGCCGCCGTCCCAGCCCGGACGGCGTCGAGCTGACCTTCGCCACCAACGTGCTGGGCTACTTCCTGACCAGCCTCGAACTGCTCGACCTGCTGGAGGCGGGCGCCGAGGGGCGCGGCGGGCGGCCGGCGCGCATCGTCAATGTGGCCTCCACTTTCGCCCTGGCCCCCGACCTGGAGGACCTGCAGTTCGAGCACCACCCCTTCGACGGCAGTCGCGCCTACGCCCAGTCCAAGGCCTGCAACCGCATGTTGACCCGCGCCCTGGCCCGCCGTGTCGTCGCCCGCGGCGTGACCGTGAACGCCATGGCCCCCGGCCTGGTGCAGACCGGGCTCTTCCGCGAAGTGGGTCCGCTGACCCGCCTGGCCCTGCGCGCCGCCGGCCTCTTCCGGGGGCGCACCGTGCAGCAGGGGGCCGACACCGCCGTCTGGCTGGCGACGGATCCCGGCCTCGATGGCGCCACCGGTGGCTTCTACCAGCGGCGGCAGGAAGTCTCCTGCCAGTTCCGCGACGAGGAGCGTGAAGAACGGTTGTGGAGTCTGTGCGAGGAGCTGACGGGGTCCCGGCTTGCCCCGGCATGAAGGGATCAGGGCGCCAGGGTGAGGACAAGGCCGCGCGCGCCGCGGGCGTCGCGCAGCAGCAGGGTGCCTGTCGCGGCGGGGGGCAGCTCCAGCCGGAAGGGTCCGGGACCGGGGCCGGGGGGGCTCCACCCGCCCACCCGCTGCCCCAGCAAATTGAAGCACTCCAGCGGAAAGGCCCCGCCCGCGAACTCAATCCATCGGTGGTGGCCTCCGGGATTGGGCCAGACGCGGAACCCGGCCCGCCAGGCAGCCTCCCACTCCACCCATTGCAGTCCGCCCGCCGCAGCC harbors:
- a CDS encoding SDR family NAD(P)-dependent oxidoreductase, whose translation is MTPEIGTVLITGANSGIGREIAFQLAARGARLILACRDGEAGARAVEDIRWEHEHASVELRQVDVASRESIRTLAFRLRREGRPLDVLVNNAGVHVPGRRPSPDGVELTFATNVLGYFLTSLELLDLLEAGAEGRGGRPARIVNVASTFALAPDLEDLQFEHHPFDGSRAYAQSKACNRMLTRALARRVVARGVTVNAMAPGLVQTGLFREVGPLTRLALRAAGLFRGRTVQQGADTAVWLATDPGLDGATGGFYQRRQEVSCQFRDEEREERLWSLCEELTGSRLAPA